The following coding sequences are from one Salvia hispanica cultivar TCC Black 2014 chromosome 3, UniMelb_Shisp_WGS_1.0, whole genome shotgun sequence window:
- the LOC125209199 gene encoding protein FAR1-RELATED SEQUENCE 5-like, protein MSDQLYTPQVANDRKPEIGMKFASIDDAFAFYNQYAREAGFSARYSNSKKNKVTNEVVWKQFVCFKAGQTDKVHSVKRALSGDPIKTRTRGKVRTDCKAKMSIIKQQTGSDWSVSVFTEGHNHGLSTPSKVHLLRSHRSVSAVKKVLTQKFSKANIPTCHQLQLLEIECGGPENVGCTERDIRNFERDLRDEQKGIDAETVIEFFTSEKEKDSTFFFDYETDLGNMFKRCFWADSRSRMAYGVFGDVVVFDSTYNTNKYGMIFTPFVGVNHHHQTIVFGCGFLSDEKTDSYIFGCLTSF, encoded by the coding sequence ATGAGTGATCAATTGTATACTCCTCAAGTTGCAAATGATCGTAAGCCAGAAATCGGAATGAAGTTTGCATCAATAGATGATGCGTTTGCATTCTACAATCAGTATGCACGTGAAGCAGGTTTTAGCGCAAGATACAGCAATAGTAAAAAGAACAAGGTGACAAATGAGGTTGTTTGGAAACAATTTGTTTGCTTTAAAGCGGGTCAGACTGATAAAGTTCATTCAGTGAAAAGAGCATTGAGTGGTGACCCGATTAAGACAAGAACTCGTGGTAAAGTTAGAACTGATTGTAAGGCAAAGATGTCTATTATCAAGCAACAAACTGGATCTGATTGGAGTGTAAGTGTTTTCACAGAAGGTCATAATCATGGACTTTCTACACCTTCAAAGGTGCATTTGCTTCGGTCACACCGTAGTGTTTCTGCTGTGAAGAAAGTGTTGactcaaaaattttcaaaagctAATATACCTACTTGTCACCAATTGCAACTATTAGAGATAGAGTGCGGTGGGCCGGAAAATGTAGGTTGCACAGAAAGAGATATTAGAAACTTTGAGAGAGATTTAAGGGATGAACAAAAGGGTATTGATGCAGAAACTGTGATAGAATTCTTTACCTCCGAGAAAGAGAAGGATTCAACATTTTTCTTTGACTATGAGACAGATTTAGGTAACATGTTTAAACGATGTTTTTGGGCAGATTCTAGATCAAGGATGGCGTATGGTGTATTTGGTGATGTGGTTGTGTTTGATTCCACTTATAACACCAATAAGTATGGAATGATTTTTACACCTTTCGTAGGggttaatcatcatcatcaaacaATAGTTTTTGGATGCGGATTTTTAAGTGATGAGAAGACTGATTCATATATATTTGGCTGCTTAACAAGTTTTTAG